The proteins below are encoded in one region of Vulpes lagopus strain Blue_001 chromosome 10, ASM1834538v1, whole genome shotgun sequence:
- the TACSTD2 gene encoding tumor-associated calcium signal transducer 2 — MCHPNTRGRVRPTSRAGPAEYKSAGERRAAHSALSPRLSPRPARAPRPAMARGRGLALPSPPPPPLLLLLLPLLLAAATRPAAAQGNCTCATNKMTLCRADGPGGRCRCHLLGADAPVDCSTLTAKCLLLKARARAKSGRALVRPGEHALLDNDGLYDPDCDRDGRFKARQCNQTSVCWCVNSVGVRRTDKGDLSLRCDELVRTHHILLDLRHRPAARAFDRSDLDAELRRLFRERYLLRPRFVAAVHYERPTIQIELRQNASDKAPGDVDIADAAYYFERDVKGESLFPGRGGLDLRVRGEPLQVERALIYYLDEKPPQFSMKRLTAGLVAVIVVVVVALVAGVAVLVITNRRKAGKYRKVEVKELGELRKEPSL; from the coding sequence atgtgtCACCCAAATACCAGAGGGCGAGTCCGCCCAACCAGCCGGGCAGGTCCGGCGGAGTATAAGAGCGCAGGGGAGCGGCGGGCCGCACACTCCGCGCTGTCCCCGCGCCtgtccccgcgccccgcccgcgctcCGCGTCCCGCCATGGCCCGGGGTCGGGGCCTCGCGCtgccctccccgccgccgccgccgctgctgctgctgctgctgccgctgctccTGGCGGCGGCGACCCGCCCCGCGGCCGCGCAGGGCAACTGCACGTGCGCCACCAACAAGATGACGCTGTGCCGCGCCGACGGCCCCGGCGGCCGCTGCCGGTGCCACCTGCTGGGCGCGGACGCGCCGGTGGACTGCTCCACGCTGACCGCCAAGTGCCTGCTGCTCAAGGCGCGCGCGAGGGCCAAGAGCGGGCGCGCGCTGGTGCGGCCCGGCGAGCACGCGCTGCTGGACAACGACGGGCTGTACGACCCCGACTGCGACCGCGACGGCCGCTTCAAGGCGCGCCAGTGCAACCAGACGTCGGTGTGCTGGTGCGTGAACTCGGTGGGCGTGCGCCGCACCGACAAGGGCGACCTGAGCCTGCGCTGCGACGAGCTGGTGCGCACCCACCACATCCTCCTGGACCTGCGCCACCGCCCGGCCGCGCGCGCCTTCGACCGCTCCGACCTGGACGCCGAGCTGCGCCGGCTCTTCCGCGAGCGCTACCTGCTGCGGCCCCGGTTCGTGGCGGCCGTGCACTACGAGCGGCCGACCATCCAGATCGAGCTGCGCCAGAACGCGTCCGACAAGGCCCCCGGCGACGTGGACATCGCGGACGCCGCCTACTACTTCGAGCGGGACGTCAAGGGCGAGTCGCTGTTCCCGGGCCGCGGCGGCCTCGACCTGCGCGTGCGCGGCGAGCCCCTGCAGGTGGAGCGCGCGCTCATCTACTACCTGGACGAGAAGCCCCCCCAGTTCTCCATGAAGCGCCTCACGGCCGGCCTCGTCGCCGTCATCGTGGTGGTCGTCGTGGCCCTCGTCGCGGGCGTGGCCGTCCTGGTCATCACCAATCGGAGGAAGGCGGGGAAGTACCGCAAGGTGGAGGTCAAAGAGCTGGGGGAGCTGAGAAAGGAGCCGAGCTTGTAg